CACCCCGGACGGTCGGATGCCGGCCAGCTCGCCTGCGTCTTTTCCGATCTTGTCGGGCGAATGTACCCACACGCCAGCCAGATCCAGATCTGGCCGACGAACAATCGCGTCGATCGCGATTGACCCGACTCCCCCGGTAGACCACACGACAACACGCATGTACTACCCGCGCACCATCGGATCGAGCACCGCGACAATCTCCTCTGCAGTCCGGCCACGCGTGGTATACACCCCAGTACTCTAACCTAACGTTTGTTCCGGCCATCGCCCCGGCGGGCCCAGCCCAACCCTGGCTAGAATCCGTGCGTGTCGCGTAACCCCCTCGAGGAGCTCTCTCTCGAGCAGCTGCGTACCCGGACCAGCATGAAGTGGCGGGCTCATCCGGCCGACGTGTTGCCGTTATGGGTGGCGGAGATGGACGTCCACCTTGCCCCTACCGTCGCGGAGGCCATCCATCGCGCCGTCGACGCCGGCGACACCGGCTATCCGCACGGCAAAGGTTACGCGCAGGCGGTCAGCGAATTCGCAGCGCAGCGTTGGCAATGGGACGGCCTCTCCGTCGGTCGCACCCGCGTGGTACCGGATGTGATGCTCGGGGTGGTCGAGATGCTGCGGTTGCTCACCAATCACGGCGATACGGTGATCGTCAATTCGCCTGTCTACGCGCCGTTTTACGCATTTGTTTCGCATGACGGGCGGCGTGTGATCGAGGCGCCGCTGGGCCCCGATGGCCGAATCGACCTAGGCGCACTGGAAGAAACGTTCGCACAAGCCCGCGGGCAAGCCGGTCGCACCGGCAAGGTGGCCTACCTATTGTGCAACCCGCACAACCCGACCGGCGCGGTGCACACCAGAGACGAATTGCGCGTAGTCGCCGAACTTGCCCGCCACCAAGGCATCCGGGTGGTATCTGACGAGATCCACGCCCCATTGGTGCTGGCCGGTGCACGCTTCACGCCTTATCTCAGCGTGCCCGGCGGTGAGGATGCACTGGCCTTGACTTCGGCGTCGAAGGCCTGGAATCTGGCCGGGCTCAAGGCGGCTCTGGCGATCGCGGGGCCCGAGGCCGCCGCAGACCTTCGCCGGATGCCCGAGGAGGTCGGCCACGGCGCCAGCCACCTGGGCCTGATCGCGCACACCGCCGCCTTCCGCACCGGCGGCGACTGGCTCGACGCCCTGCTGCGGGGTCTCCACGAAAATCGAACGCTGCTCACCGATCTCGTCAGCAACCACCTGCCTGGGGTGCGGTTGCTGAGGCCGCAGGGCACCTATCTGGCTTGGCTGGACTGCCGGGAGCTGGGTTTCGACGACCCGTGCACCGAGGGAATCAAGGTGGTCTCCGAGCTGTCGGGGCCGGCCCGGTGGTTCCTCGATCACGCCCAGGTCGCGCTCAGCTCTGGGCATGTCTTTGGGACCGGCGGAGGGGGCCATGTGCGCGTGAATTTCGCGACATCGCAAGCGATTCTGACCGAGGCGATCACCCGCATGGGGCAAGCGCTCAAAACGCTATCCTGACGGCTTTACCAAGCCGTCGAGCCGTCTAACTCGCTTCTGCGTCAACGTTTCTCGATGGCGTTGGTCAGGCCTGCTGGGTGACGGCCAGCACGGACTCGGCGAACTCGGGACGACACACCACCAGGTCGGGCAGCTTGGGATCCGGCCGGTTGTAGGCCAGCGCGGACCCGTCGATGCGAGAGGTGTGCAGGCCTGCGGCGCGAGCCACCGCGACAGGAGCGGCCGAGTCCCATTCGAATTGGCCGCCAGCATGGACGTAGATGTCGGACAGTCCCTGCATGATCGAGGCTACTTTGGCTCCTGCAGAACCCATTTCGACCAGGGTGCCGTCCAGCGCGTCGCGCACCGCGAGTGCGATCGCCGGAGGGCGGGTCCGCGACACCACAATCCGCGGTTTGTCCGCGGCGGCGGACGGCGCTTCCACGTTCGGGGTGGACAGGGTAATCCCCTGCGCGGGCAGCGCTACCGCGCCGGCGACGAGTTCACCGGCCTGCCAGAGCGCGACGTGCACCGCCCAGTCGGTGCGCTCGAGCTCGGAGAACTCGCGGGTGCCGTCCAGCGGGTCGACGATCCACACCCGTGCGGAGCGCAGCCGCACCGGGTCGTCGGCGCCCTCTTCGGACAGCACGGCGTCGTCGGGGCGCTCACGGCCCAGAGCTTCCATCAGGAAATCGTGGGATCGCTGGTCGCCCGCTGCTTTTCGCTCGCTCCCCGCGGCGTCTGCGAACTCCTCACGGACTTGCAGGAGCAGCTGGCCCGCTTCGGTGGCCAACTGAGCGGCCAGTGCGTGGTCATCCATTGAGCGTCCTTAATACACGGTAATCTTGGTAAGGTTAGCCGACTTTATCTGACTATGTTGGCCTCCCCGTGACCGCCCCGCGACGTCGCTGGCGTGCCCGGGCACAACGGTGCGAATGTCGCCGGCGATTCGCCGTGACTACGCACCCGCCGCCCGCAGTCCGACGGATCTCAGAGCCCGAACTGGTCGTCGATGATGCCCAGCCAGATCTGAGCGCAGTCCATCGCAACCTTTTCGCTGATAAACGCGTGCTGCGTACCGGTATAGATGTCGCGGAACGAGCGTTCGAGCCGGCTGCCCTCGCGGATCGAGCTGGTCCCGGCCGCTAAGTGCGCCCACTGTGCGCACTCACGAGAAACGTCCGTGGCGTAGACCGCGGCCGCACGCATATCCGCCCGCAGCGTCGGGCTCAGATCCGAACCTTCGGCCACGGCAGCTTCCGCAGCCCCGAACGCGTCCAATATCAGCAGCCGCGCCGCCCGCCACGCCGAAACGTGTTGTGCCAACCCCTTTTGGAAGGTGGGACGACTGGCCAACGACGCCATGTCGCTCATCCGGAACTTCGTCGCGGCCAGTTCGGCGACGTCGTCAAGCATGCTCTTGGCGACCCCCAGCGCCCACGACGCATGCCCCGCCGCGGTGACCGGCATCAGTCCCATCCGGGCGGCCGGTGAGGTGCCGCGGAACGGCACTCGGTCGAAGAGCCCGAACGTCCGGCGCGCGGGCACGAAAACGTCCGCGGCGCTGTAGTCGTAGGATCCCGTCCCCTTTAGACCCTGCACGTGCCAGCCGTCGTTGAACTGAATCTCTTCCCGCGGCACCACGGCCACCCGCATGTCGGGAATGCCTTCGCTGATCCAGCGCATCTCACCGTTGTCCATCGGGAAGAACCCGGCCGCGACGTACTGCGAGTGGCCGGTGCCTGATCCGAAGCTCCACGATCCGCTGAGCTGATATCCGCCGTCCACGACGGTCCCCTGCCCGTTGGGAAAGAACTGGCCACCCATGGTGACGTGGTTGTCGTGGGCAGTGAACACTTCGGCGAAACCGTCGTCGGGCAGATAGGTGGCCGCGGCGAACCGCGACGGCAGGTTGGCGATCCCGATCCAGCCGAAAGAGCCGTCCTGCCAAGCCATCTCGATCCAAGTATCGATCATCTCGGCCAGCGACGGCTCGATACCGCCGGCCTCGACGGGGCTCAGCGCCGTCATCAACCCGCTGGCCCA
The nucleotide sequence above comes from Mycobacterium vicinigordonae. Encoded proteins:
- a CDS encoding acyl-CoA dehydrogenase family protein, which codes for MTATISMLGQAHGMRELVRAEAARCEAARTLTDAIVDEMWASGLMTALSPVEAGGIEPSLAEMIDTWIEMAWQDGSFGWIGIANLPSRFAAATYLPDDGFAEVFTAHDNHVTMGGQFFPNGQGTVVDGGYQLSGSWSFGSGTGHSQYVAAGFFPMDNGEMRWISEGIPDMRVAVVPREEIQFNDGWHVQGLKGTGSYDYSAADVFVPARRTFGLFDRVPFRGTSPAARMGLMPVTAAGHASWALGVAKSMLDDVAELAATKFRMSDMASLASRPTFQKGLAQHVSAWRAARLLILDAFGAAEAAVAEGSDLSPTLRADMRAAAVYATDVSRECAQWAHLAAGTSSIREGSRLERSFRDIYTGTQHAFISEKVAMDCAQIWLGIIDDQFGL
- a CDS encoding 3'(2'),5'-bisphosphate nucleotidase CysQ, coding for MDDHALAAQLATEAGQLLLQVREEFADAAGSERKAAGDQRSHDFLMEALGRERPDDAVLSEEGADDPVRLRSARVWIVDPLDGTREFSELERTDWAVHVALWQAGELVAGAVALPAQGITLSTPNVEAPSAAADKPRIVVSRTRPPAIALAVRDALDGTLVEMGSAGAKVASIMQGLSDIYVHAGGQFEWDSAAPVAVARAAGLHTSRIDGSALAYNRPDPKLPDLVVCRPEFAESVLAVTQQA
- a CDS encoding MalY/PatB family protein gives rise to the protein MSRNPLEELSLEQLRTRTSMKWRAHPADVLPLWVAEMDVHLAPTVAEAIHRAVDAGDTGYPHGKGYAQAVSEFAAQRWQWDGLSVGRTRVVPDVMLGVVEMLRLLTNHGDTVIVNSPVYAPFYAFVSHDGRRVIEAPLGPDGRIDLGALEETFAQARGQAGRTGKVAYLLCNPHNPTGAVHTRDELRVVAELARHQGIRVVSDEIHAPLVLAGARFTPYLSVPGGEDALALTSASKAWNLAGLKAALAIAGPEAAADLRRMPEEVGHGASHLGLIAHTAAFRTGGDWLDALLRGLHENRTLLTDLVSNHLPGVRLLRPQGTYLAWLDCRELGFDDPCTEGIKVVSELSGPARWFLDHAQVALSSGHVFGTGGGGHVRVNFATSQAILTEAITRMGQALKTLS